The proteins below are encoded in one region of Helianthus annuus cultivar XRQ/B chromosome 2, HanXRQr2.0-SUNRISE, whole genome shotgun sequence:
- the LOC110889070 gene encoding uncharacterized protein LOC110889070 yields the protein MFPDVFRLAADKDGTVQAHSAVDGNSRRWGWGWLREPSSGSEWGQIGLLMGLLNNVSLINKKDSWVWDTSSGEAFSIKCIRQEIDSWGSDQAIEACFKWNSWATPKSNYLLWRAISGKVASKYALNQRGIPLQSIMSDRCGLKVETSDHVFVESLFAQSIWWNVFVWSKVPFPRNVATLRDLLKDILESPGNKTWMKLIYMVAAATVWRMWQARNNKTFEWVFVPVLRTVEFIKEDAFVWLKNRTKLPPLAWEKWIYFDVLDLL from the coding sequence ATGTTCCCTGACGTTTTTCGTCTTGCAGCTGATAAGGACGGTACAGTTCAAGCTCACTCAGCCGTAGACGGCAACAGTAGAAGGTGGGGCTGGGGGTGGCTTAGGGAACCCTCGTCCGGGTCCGAATGGGGCCAAATCGGGTTGCTAATGGGCCTGCTAAACAACGTTTCCCTCATAAATAAAAAAGATTCTTGGGTGTGGGACACTAGCTCAGGGGAGGCCTTTTCTATCAAATGTATCAGGCAGGAAATTGATTCATGGGGCTCTGATCAAGCGATCGAGGCTTGCTTCAAGTGGAACTCTTGGGCGACTCCAAAAAGTAACTACCTCCTTTGGCGTGCTATCTCCGGTAAAGTGGCGTCAAAATATGCCCTTAACCAAAGAGGGATCCCCCTGCAAAGTATTATGTCCGATCGTTGCGGTTTAAAGGTAGAAACTTCGGACCACGTCTTTGTCGAGAGCCTCTTCGCTCAAAGCATTTGGTGGAACGTCTTCGTTTGGAGCAAGGTTCCTTTCCCTCGGAATGTTGCTACGTTGCGGGATTTGTTGAAAGACATTTTGGAGAGCCCGGGAAATAAGACATGGATGAAATTGATCTATATGGTGGCTGCGGCAACGGTTTGGAGGATGTGGCAAGCGAGAAACAACAAGACTTTTGAATGGGTGTTTGTTCCGGTCTTGAGAACAGTCGAGTTTATCAAAGAGGATGCCTTCGTTTGGTTGAAGAATCGGACAAAACTCCCTCCCCTAGCTTGGGAGAAATGGATTTATTTCGATGTATTGGACCTTCTGTAG